The Clostridia bacterium genome contains a region encoding:
- the dnaJ gene encoding molecular chaperone DnaJ, producing MAKKDYYGCLGVDKNASEDEIKSAYRRLAKKYHPDLNPNNKDAAEKFKECNEAYSVLSDLDKRGKYDRGELDFDGGAGGFNPFGAGGGAGGFDDIFDIFSSFMGGNSNRSRQQSTPVGSDITYTIELTFMEMAQGTTKSVSFSRNEQCSDCNGTGARDSASFVTCDKCHGSGYLNYQKSTLFGTQIVQSACDKCGGIGKVVTNPCKSCNGKGIRLKKKVMDVKIPAGVENGAVLQLRGEGNSARSYNGQAGNLLLVIKVAKSGVFSRNGLDIVCEIPIPYATAVCGGDIEIPTLQGMQVQHIAEGTPNGELFRFRGKGIKTLRGTGDLYVKVNIEIPKNITKTQKIALNDYEKSNSLNNYPLRRVFLEEASKLYK from the coding sequence ATGGCAAAAAAAGATTACTACGGCTGTTTAGGCGTTGACAAAAACGCTAGCGAAGACGAGATAAAGTCGGCTTACCGCAGACTAGCTAAAAAATATCACCCTGACCTAAACCCCAATAATAAAGACGCTGCGGAAAAATTTAAAGAATGTAACGAAGCGTATTCGGTGCTTAGCGACTTAGATAAACGTGGCAAGTACGATAGGGGCGAGCTTGACTTTGATGGTGGCGCAGGCGGTTTCAATCCCTTCGGCGCAGGCGGTGGCGCAGGCGGTTTTGACGATATATTCGATATATTTTCCTCATTTATGGGAGGGAATAGCAATAGAAGCCGTCAACAATCAACTCCGGTTGGTAGCGATATTACTTATACAATCGAGCTTACCTTTATGGAAATGGCGCAAGGAACTACTAAGTCGGTGTCTTTTTCACGCAACGAACAATGTAGCGACTGTAACGGAACAGGCGCAAGAGATTCGGCTAGTTTTGTAACCTGCGATAAGTGTCACGGAAGCGGTTATCTTAACTATCAAAAGTCGACTCTTTTTGGCACGCAAATAGTACAATCGGCGTGCGACAAATGCGGTGGAATAGGCAAAGTTGTAACTAATCCTTGTAAGTCTTGTAATGGCAAGGGCATAAGACTTAAAAAGAAAGTTATGGACGTTAAAATTCCAGCCGGGGTAGAGAATGGCGCAGTGCTTCAACTTAGAGGCGAAGGAAACTCGGCAAGGTCATATAACGGGCAAGCCGGAAACTTATTGCTTGTAATTAAAGTAGCAAAGAGCGGAGTTTTTTCTCGTAACGGACTTGATATTGTGTGCGAGATACCTATTCCTTACGCAACTGCGGTGTGCGGAGGAGATATAGAAATTCCAACTTTACAGGGTATGCAAGTTCAACACATAGCCGAAGGCACTCCTAACGGCGAGTTGTTCCGTTTTCGTGGCAAAGGCATTAAGACTTTGCGAGGAACAGGCGACCTATACGTAAAAGTAAATATAGAAATACCTAAAAATATTACAAAAACACAAAAAATAGCCTTAAACGACTATGAAAAATCTAATAGCCTTAACAACTATCCGCTAAGACGAGTTTTTTTGGAAGAAGCCTCAAAACTTTATAAATAG
- the dnaK gene encoding molecular chaperone DnaK gives MGKIIGIDLGTTNSCVAVLEGGEPVVIVNNEGNRTTPSVVAITKEGERLVGQVAKRQSIVNADRTISSIKREMGSSHTVAIDGKKYSPQEISGMILGKLKADAEAYLGSKVTQAVITVPAYFSDAQRQATKDAGKIAGLEVLRIINEPTAAALAYGLDKGENKNQKILIYDLGGGTFDVSILEIGDGVFEVLATNGNNRLGGDDFDQIIMNYLADEYKKSNGIDLTKDKMATQRLKEAAEKAKIELSSTLKTNINLPFITADATGPKHLDIDLTRAKFDQLTKPLVDKTITPMQLAMKDANLTNNDLNRVILVGGSTRIPAVVEAVKNFCNKEPYKGINPDECVAIGAAIQAGVLGGEVKDVLLLDVTPLSLGIETLGGVTTRLIERNSTIPTSKSQVFSTASDNQTSVDIHVLQGERQMAADNKTLGNFTLSGIAPAPRGIPQVEVKFDIDANGIVHVTAKDLGTQKEQSVTITSSTNLSEADIDKAVKDAEMYAEEDKKRKEEVEVRNSLDQLVLSLENFIRESGDKLPKEDKEKLEASIKEGKDALSKGDIENIRATSDKIAKDNAEIMQRFYQANAPKQKEGEQAQNTTDEGVGYDVHDDDNKN, from the coding sequence ATGGGAAAAATTATAGGAATTGACTTAGGAACGACAAATTCCTGTGTAGCAGTATTAGAGGGCGGAGAACCCGTTGTAATAGTAAATAACGAAGGTAACCGCACAACTCCGTCGGTAGTAGCGATTACAAAAGAGGGCGAAAGATTAGTTGGACAAGTAGCAAAAAGACAATCTATTGTAAACGCCGACCGCACAATTTCTTCAATTAAAAGAGAAATGGGAAGTTCGCACACCGTAGCGATAGATGGTAAAAAATATTCTCCGCAAGAGATTAGCGGAATGATTCTAGGCAAACTTAAAGCTGACGCAGAAGCATATTTAGGTTCGAAAGTAACCCAAGCCGTTATAACTGTTCCGGCATACTTTTCGGACGCTCAACGCCAAGCGACTAAGGACGCAGGCAAGATTGCAGGACTAGAAGTTTTGCGTATTATAAACGAGCCTACGGCGGCGGCGCTTGCTTATGGACTAGATAAGGGCGAGAACAAAAATCAAAAAATACTTATCTACGACTTAGGCGGTGGCACATTCGACGTTTCTATCCTAGAAATCGGCGACGGCGTATTTGAAGTGCTTGCAACAAACGGCAATAATAGACTAGGCGGAGATGACTTTGACCAAATTATTATGAATTATCTTGCCGACGAATATAAAAAGAGCAATGGCATTGACCTAACAAAGGATAAAATGGCTACTCAAAGACTTAAAGAAGCAGCCGAAAAAGCTAAAATTGAGCTGTCTAGCACGCTTAAAACCAATATCAACTTGCCATTTATTACAGCCGACGCAACCGGTCCTAAGCACCTAGACATAGACTTAACAAGGGCTAAATTTGACCAATTAACCAAGCCTCTTGTCGACAAGACGATTACTCCTATGCAACTAGCTATGAAAGACGCTAATTTAACAAATAACGACCTAAATAGAGTTATTCTTGTCGGCGGTTCGACTCGTATACCAGCAGTTGTCGAAGCCGTTAAGAATTTCTGCAACAAAGAACCCTATAAGGGCATTAACCCCGACGAATGCGTAGCTATTGGAGCGGCAATACAAGCAGGCGTACTAGGCGGAGAAGTCAAAGACGTTCTATTGCTAGACGTAACGCCACTTTCACTAGGTATTGAAACATTAGGCGGAGTAACAACAAGACTAATCGAAAGAAATTCTACTATACCTACAAGCAAATCTCAGGTATTTAGCACAGCTTCCGACAACCAAACAAGCGTAGATATCCACGTCCTACAAGGCGAAAGACAAATGGCAGCCGACAACAAGACGCTAGGTAACTTTACTTTGTCAGGCATTGCGCCGGCGCCAAGAGGAATTCCGCAAGTCGAAGTTAAATTTGACATTGACGCTAACGGTATCGTACACGTTACGGCGAAAGATTTAGGCACGCAAAAAGAACAATCGGTAACAATCACTTCTTCAACCAACCTTTCCGAAGCCGATATTGATAAAGCTGTAAAAGACGCTGAAATGTACGCCGAAGAAGATAAGAAGCGCAAAGAAGAAGTAGAAGTTAGAAATAGTCTAGACCAATTAGTGCTTTCGCTTGAAAACTTTATTAGAGAGTCGGGCGACAAACTTCCTAAGGAAGATAAAGAGAAACTCGAAGCCTCGATTAAAGAAGGCAAAGACGCTTTAAGCAAAGGCGATATTGAGAATATTCGAGCAACAAGCGATAAGATTGCCAAAGATAACGCCGAGATTATGCAACGTTTCTACCAAGCTAACGCTCCAAAACAAAAAGAGGGCGAACAAGCTCAAAATACAACCGACGAAGGCGTAGGCTACGACGTTCACGACGACGATAACAAGAACTAA
- the grpE gene encoding nucleotide exchange factor GrpE: MSKDDKQPEEKQNQEQTNQTEAQKDSKEQTQKDQAPKEEKENKEDKVKLEDLSIEQLRHFVSFQGELNNALTKENENLIKKVDELRAMLKKGDSYLDQLVAIKNDFESYKQRIRFDADISKEEGTLKTIEKIFPFIDTLEKARVDIGDGKAYELIYRQFCKALFEMGITELDVLDKPFDHNTANAVNSIEVKDEQKGKVVEVYQKGFIYKDHIIRYAQVVVGK, translated from the coding sequence ATGTCAAAAGACGATAAACAACCAGAAGAAAAGCAAAATCAAGAGCAAACAAATCAAACCGAAGCTCAAAAAGATAGCAAAGAGCAAACTCAAAAAGACCAAGCCCCAAAAGAAGAAAAAGAAAATAAAGAAGACAAAGTCAAACTCGAAGACTTATCTATCGAGCAACTGCGTCACTTTGTAAGCTTTCAAGGCGAGTTGAACAACGCTTTGACCAAAGAAAATGAAAATTTAATAAAGAAAGTTGACGAATTAAGAGCTATGCTTAAAAAAGGCGATTCTTATCTCGACCAACTTGTAGCAATTAAAAATGATTTTGAAAGTTACAAGCAACGCATAAGATTTGACGCAGATATTAGCAAAGAAGAAGGAACATTAAAAACAATCGAAAAAATCTTTCCCTTTATTGATACGCTTGAAAAAGCTCGTGTAGATATAGGCGACGGCAAAGCCTACGAACTTATCTACCGTCAATTTTGTAAGGCATTATTTGAAATGGGCATAACCGAACTTGACGTGCTTGACAAACCTTTTGACCACAACACCGCTAATGCGGTAAATAGTATCGAAGTTAAAGACGAGCAAAAAGGCAAGGTCGTTGAAGTGTACCAAAAAGGCTTTATTTATAAAGACCATATTATCCGTTACGCCCAAGTCGTAGTTGGAAAATAA
- the hrcA gene encoding heat-inducible transcriptional repressor HrcA encodes MALSERKKKILQAVVDSYIETANPVSSKDIQEKCLNDCSSATIRNELSALESMGYLVQPHISAGRAPSAKAFRLYVDELMETGPLSEEEIKLVDSYFDHQITSVEDMVGSVAKVLSSITHYTSVVVKGSKNEKLDNIKLLQLNDKSALVVIITDSNIYKDNFIDLPQGIDSKWINKASVWLNKLFAGKRLLDIAKAKGIEQAITEEFTLYRDIYNKVLLILIKMNSGSKYNVITEGATTIFEHPEYDDVGKARDFITAMEDKEEIAEVVKGEQNKGVSITMADGNNHVPEGCSVISSPLNVDGLTIGSAAVIGPVRMNYKKVLSVLDHINKLLDNILDNKEK; translated from the coding sequence ATGGCATTATCCGAAAGAAAAAAGAAAATTTTACAAGCCGTTGTAGACAGTTATATTGAAACGGCCAACCCTGTATCAAGCAAAGACATACAGGAAAAATGTCTTAACGACTGTTCTTCGGCGACCATTAGAAACGAGCTCTCGGCGCTTGAAAGTATGGGATATCTTGTGCAACCTCATATTTCGGCAGGCAGAGCGCCTTCGGCAAAAGCGTTTAGGCTTTACGTTGACGAATTAATGGAGACAGGTCCGCTTAGCGAAGAAGAAATAAAACTTGTAGATAGCTACTTTGACCACCAAATAACAAGCGTAGAAGATATGGTCGGTTCGGTTGCAAAAGTTCTTTCTAGCATTACTCACTATACTTCGGTAGTCGTAAAAGGCAGTAAAAACGAAAAATTAGATAATATTAAATTATTGCAACTTAACGATAAATCTGCGCTAGTAGTAATTATCACCGACTCTAACATCTATAAAGATAACTTTATAGATTTGCCACAAGGCATTGACTCTAAGTGGATAAACAAAGCTAGCGTATGGCTTAATAAATTATTTGCAGGCAAAAGGCTACTAGATATTGCAAAAGCAAAGGGCATTGAACAGGCAATAACCGAAGAATTTACTCTCTACCGAGATATTTATAATAAAGTTCTTCTTATATTGATTAAAATGAATAGCGGAAGTAAATATAACGTCATTACCGAAGGGGCGACTACAATATTTGAACACCCCGAGTACGACGACGTAGGCAAAGCCCGAGATTTTATAACCGCTATGGAAGACAAAGAAGAAATTGCCGAAGTAGTAAAAGGCGAGCAAAATAAAGGCGTATCTATTACAATGGCTGACGGCAACAATCACGTGCCGGAAGGTTGCTCGGTAATATCTTCGCCGTTAAACGTAGATGGGCTTACAATAGGTAGCGCAGCGGTAATAGGCCCGGTTAGAATGAATTACAAAAAAGTCTTGTCGGTATTAGACCACATCAATAAATTACTTGATAATATATTAGATAATAAGGAGAAATAA
- the hemW gene encoding radical SAM family heme chaperone HemW: MTDLALYIHIPFCVSKCIYCNFNSSVCDDYDSYIKALCCEIEQKARNFSCRGKKLLSVYFGGGTPSLLSEEQLACIFEAIKSNFVLEDTEITLEVNPSSANKTKLKRFVELGVNRFSVGLQCANDDILRLIGRPHNTCDFVNTINILHSLSVDNISCDIMLGLPNQTIKDVEDTLKLCLDLNIPHFSCYALKVERGTPIYKMKLNLPDMDTVVDMYDVCCKVLKNNNINRYEISNYAKPNYACKHNCRYWDYGDYLAVGVSASGFVGKVRYTNIANRQKYISKINSNLPVYSSKKHIKGEECYFEYTMLALRREKGLNTQDFFNEFGVDFFAYYKEKLNKLISQGLLINKDGIITATNLYILNAILVDLLF; the protein is encoded by the coding sequence ATGACTGATTTAGCCCTATATATTCATATTCCTTTTTGTGTTAGCAAATGTATTTACTGCAATTTTAACAGTAGCGTTTGCGACGACTACGACAGCTATATCAAGGCTTTGTGCTGTGAAATCGAGCAAAAAGCTCGTAATTTTTCTTGTCGTGGCAAAAAATTACTTAGCGTTTATTTTGGAGGCGGAACACCGTCTTTACTTAGCGAAGAACAATTAGCTTGTATTTTTGAAGCGATTAAATCTAATTTTGTTCTTGAAGATACCGAAATTACATTAGAGGTTAATCCTTCTTCGGCAAACAAAACTAAACTTAAACGGTTTGTTGAGTTAGGGGTTAACCGTTTTTCAGTTGGTCTACAATGCGCAAACGACGATATTTTGCGTTTAATTGGACGTCCGCACAATACTTGCGACTTTGTAAACACTATAAATATTCTCCATAGTCTATCGGTTGATAATATCAGTTGCGACATTATGCTAGGTCTACCCAACCAAACCATTAAGGACGTAGAAGATACGCTTAAACTTTGTCTAGATTTAAACATTCCTCACTTCTCTTGCTACGCCTTAAAAGTCGAGAGGGGAACGCCTATTTACAAAATGAAATTAAATTTGCCCGATATGGACACAGTTGTAGATATGTATGACGTGTGTTGCAAGGTGTTAAAAAATAATAATATAAATAGATATGAAATATCTAATTACGCAAAGCCTAACTATGCCTGTAAACATAATTGTAGATATTGGGATTACGGCGACTACCTTGCTGTTGGCGTTTCTGCAAGTGGCTTTGTCGGTAAAGTTAGATACACAAATATTGCAAATCGGCAAAAATATATTAGCAAAATAAATTCTAATTTGCCTGTTTATTCGTCTAAAAAGCATATTAAGGGCGAAGAATGTTACTTTGAATATACTATGCTTGCGTTAAGGCGAGAAAAAGGACTAAACACACAAGATTTTTTTAATGAGTTTGGCGTAGACTTTTTTGCTTACTACAAAGAAAAGTTAAATAAACTTATCAGTCAAGGACTACTTATCAATAAAGACGGCATAATTACGGCTACAAACTTATATATTCTTAACGCAATTCTAGTTGACCTATTATTTTAA
- the lepA gene encoding translation elongation factor 4 — MYSMKNIRNFCIIAHIDHGKSTLADRLIEKTELVAKRDMSAQLLDGMDLERERGITIKLTAVRLLYKHNGQDYILNLIDTPGHVDFNYEVSRSLAACEGALLVVDATQGVEAQTLANCYLALDNNLEIIPVINKIDLPSARIDEVKNEIEDCIGLSAEDAPCVSAKEGINIDQVLSAIVEKVPAPKGDINQPLQALIFDCQYDNYKGVVCFVRIVNGSVKVGDRIKMFQSSKIFDVVEVGVLVPDMLSASSLSAGEVGYISASIKTISDTSVGDTITNADRPCDKALPGYKKALPMVFCGIFPADGSRYNDLREALEKLKLNDAALLYEPDTSIALGFGFRCGFLGLLHMEIIQERLEREFNLDLVTTAPSVSYKVCLTSGAILDIDNPTKLPSPDRIEYIEEPIVNASIYSPPEYVGAIMELCQDKRGIFVDISYPDPKRACVKYILPLNEIIYDFFDTLKSRTRGYASLDYEITGYKQSKLVRLDMLLNGEICDALSLIVHESRSYTRGRQIAEKLRDVIPRQMFEIPVQAAIGGKIIARETVKAMRKDVLAKCYGGDISRKKKLLEKQKEGKKRMRQVGNVEIPSEAFMSILKIDD; from the coding sequence ATATATAGTATGAAAAATATTAGAAATTTTTGTATTATAGCTCATATCGACCACGGTAAGTCAACTCTTGCCGACCGATTGATTGAAAAGACCGAACTTGTAGCCAAACGTGATATGTCGGCTCAACTATTAGACGGTATGGATTTAGAACGAGAGAGGGGCATTACTATTAAACTTACTGCGGTAAGGTTGCTTTATAAGCACAACGGTCAAGACTACATTCTTAATTTAATCGACACGCCCGGTCACGTAGATTTTAATTACGAAGTCAGCCGTTCGCTTGCTGCGTGCGAAGGCGCTTTGCTAGTAGTTGACGCAACGCAAGGCGTAGAAGCGCAAACGCTTGCTAACTGTTATTTAGCGCTTGACAACAACTTAGAAATAATACCCGTAATTAATAAGATTGATTTGCCCTCGGCAAGAATAGACGAAGTTAAAAATGAAATTGAAGATTGTATAGGTTTGTCTGCCGAAGACGCTCCTTGCGTATCTGCAAAAGAAGGTATAAATATCGACCAAGTTTTGTCGGCTATTGTTGAAAAAGTTCCTGCGCCAAAAGGCGATATAAATCAACCTTTGCAAGCCTTAATATTTGACTGTCAATATGACAATTATAAGGGCGTAGTATGTTTTGTTCGCATAGTCAACGGTAGCGTAAAAGTTGGCGACCGAATAAAAATGTTTCAAAGCTCTAAAATTTTTGACGTTGTCGAAGTCGGCGTTCTTGTCCCCGATATGCTTAGCGCTTCCTCGCTTTCTGCTGGCGAAGTAGGCTATATTTCAGCAAGCATTAAGACAATCTCCGACACTTCGGTAGGCGACACAATCACTAACGCCGACCGCCCTTGCGACAAAGCCTTGCCCGGTTATAAAAAAGCCTTACCTATGGTCTTTTGCGGAATTTTCCCAGCCGACGGTAGTAGATATAATGATTTAAGAGAAGCTCTTGAAAAACTTAAACTTAACGACGCCGCTCTACTTTACGAACCCGATACTTCAATAGCCCTAGGTTTTGGGTTTAGATGCGGGTTTTTAGGTCTTCTTCACATGGAAATTATACAAGAAAGGTTAGAAAGGGAGTTTAACCTCGATTTAGTTACAACAGCGCCAAGCGTATCTTACAAAGTTTGTCTAACCTCGGGGGCAATCTTAGATATTGACAACCCTACCAAATTGCCTTCTCCCGACCGAATAGAATATATAGAAGAACCTATTGTCAACGCTTCAATTTATTCTCCGCCCGAATATGTCGGCGCTATTATGGAGCTTTGTCAAGATAAACGAGGAATATTTGTAGATATAAGTTATCCCGACCCAAAAAGAGCCTGCGTTAAATATATTTTACCTTTAAATGAGATTATTTACGACTTTTTTGACACCTTAAAATCTCGCACAAGGGGCTACGCTAGCCTTGACTATGAAATAACAGGTTACAAGCAAAGCAAATTAGTGCGACTAGATATGTTGCTTAACGGAGAAATTTGCGATGCGCTTAGCTTAATCGTACACGAAAGTCGTTCTTACACAAGAGGTAGACAAATTGCCGAAAAATTGCGTGACGTTATACCACGCCAAATGTTTGAAATACCCGTTCAGGCTGCAATCGGCGGTAAAATTATTGCGAGAGAAACCGTAAAAGCTATGCGAAAAGACGTACTGGCAAAATGTTACGGCGGTGATATTTCTCGTAAGAAAAAACTTCTAGAAAAGCAAAAAGAAGGCAAAAAACGTATGCGCCAAGTAGGTAACGTAGAAATTCCCAGCGAAGCCTTTATGTCAATTTTAAAGATAGATGACTGA
- a CDS encoding glycerophosphodiester phosphodiesterase family protein yields the protein MNIYDTWLVNKQIAHRGLHDEVSPENTPSAFEKAINNDYAIEMDLQMTLDGVVVVFHDDNMKRLTGLDKDIRQTLFKDIKDLSILKSQEKISTFDDFLKQINGRTPLLIEVKSHANIGIMEQKILNYLSTYKGEFALQSFNPFIVKWFAINAPQYIRGQLSSRFKGERTLNALKRYLLRNLFFIKSNKSQFVSYDIDGLPSRLVTRVKKRMPVLAWTVHSQQEITQKHLSFDNIIFENFIPASKQKN from the coding sequence ATGAACATTTATGATACTTGGTTAGTAAACAAACAAATTGCGCACCGAGGGCTTCACGATGAGGTTAGCCCGGAAAATACTCCTTCGGCATTTGAAAAAGCTATAAATAACGACTATGCAATAGAGATGGATTTGCAAATGACGCTTGACGGCGTGGTTGTAGTTTTTCACGACGACAATATGAAACGCCTAACCGGGCTAGACAAAGACATTCGTCAAACGCTATTTAAAGACATTAAAGATTTATCTATATTAAAAAGTCAAGAAAAAATTTCTACTTTCGACGACTTTTTAAAACAAATTAACGGCAGAACGCCCCTACTTATCGAAGTTAAAAGTCACGCAAACATCGGTATTATGGAGCAAAAAATTCTTAACTACCTCTCAACTTACAAAGGCGAATTTGCCCTTCAATCTTTTAACCCCTTTATTGTCAAATGGTTTGCAATTAACGCTCCGCAATATATAAGAGGGCAACTTTCAAGTCGCTTTAAAGGCGAACGCACGCTTAACGCTTTAAAAAGATACCTTTTGCGTAACTTATTCTTCATTAAATCAAATAAAAGCCAGTTCGTGTCTTATGACATAGACGGTCTACCTTCAAGATTAGTCACAAGGGTTAAAAAGCGTATGCCCGTACTTGCTTGGACGGTTCATTCGCAACAAGAAATCACGCAAAAACATCTTTCTTTTGACAACATAATTTTTGAAAACTTTATTCCCGCTTCCAAACAAAAGAATTAA